CATTATTATGCACAGTCCCGGTGAATGGGTCTTCTGTATCTTGGCCATTTTGGCCATACTTTTGATATTGCTGAACTGCTCGGAAAGAAGTATCAAATTGTATATCGGAACTATCAGGCCGACGGTGCGCCAGCCCGGGCGGATGCGCGAATAAAGTTTGTGCGTCTTAATCTGCTTCCAGTTCCGGTAGCACCAATAAATAAAATAAAGTCCAAGAGTGGCGAGGTAGAATACCACCAGGTGCGAGATGGGCAGGACAGGGGAATATTGGTTGGCTTGGGCGTCCGGCCGGTAGGACGCGGCCAGCGGAGGCGCCTGAGTTACGGATTTCGCTTCTTCCATACTAACGGCTGTTTACCAAATCCGGCCGGGATTGTCAAGGTTACCGGGATGCGGGATAATTAAACATGATTGTTGATTTTCCCTGTTGTTATGCTATGCTCTGGCATATGCTAAATTTTTTTAAATCAGGGCTAGCTGAGCTGAACCGGGAGGGACTGTTGCGCAAACCAAGGGTGATTTCGGCCATTGACGGCACGCGGGTTAAGATAGACGGTAAATGGCTGGTTTCGTTCTGCTCCAATGATTATCTGGGCCTGGCCCAGCATCCAGCCTTGAAGCGAGCGATGATTGAGGCAACCAAAAAATTCGGGACCGGGGCCGGCGCGGCCCGCCTGTTGTCCGGAACCACCGCCCTGCACCAGGAACTGGAACAAAAGATTGCTAAGTTCAAGCATGTGGACGACGCCTTACTTTTTACCTCCGGCTATGCGACTAATTTGGGTGTGATTACCACGCTCATTAATAGGAATGATATAATTTTCTGCGATGAATTGAATCATGCCAGCTTGGTGGATTCAGCTCGTCTGACCAAGGCCCAGCTCCATATTTATCGCCATCGCGATATGGCGCATTTGGAGTCACTCTTGAAACGCGTATCACGCATCCCTCATCGCGCATCCCGTTATATTATTTCGGACGCTATCTTCAGCATGGACGGAGACGGCGCGCCGCTAAAGGAGATGGTCCGTCTGGCTAAAAAGTATAGGGCATATACACTTGTGGACGAGGCGCACGGCACCGGAGTCTTTGGCAAAACCGGACGGGGCTGGTGCGAAGAATTGGGGCTGGAAAAAAAGATAGCTGTTATCATCGGCACGGCCAGTAAGGCGCTGGGTTCGCTGGGTGGTTTTGTGGCCGGTCCGCAGGCTCTGATAGATTATATCCGGAACAAGTCCCGGCCGTTCATTTTCACCACGGCCCTGCCTCCGGGCACCTGCGCGGCGACTATTACAGCCCTGAAGATACTGCGCCAAGAACCAAACTTAAGAAAACGGCTCTGGGCCAATACGGATTATATCAAGTCGCGGCTGGAAGAAATGGAATTCAATCTCAGAGGCTCAGTTTCTTCGATTATCCCGATAATGATC
The genomic region above belongs to Planctomycetota bacterium and contains:
- the bioF gene encoding 8-amino-7-oxononanoate synthase; translation: MLNFFKSGLAELNREGLLRKPRVISAIDGTRVKIDGKWLVSFCSNDYLGLAQHPALKRAMIEATKKFGTGAGAARLLSGTTALHQELEQKIAKFKHVDDALLFTSGYATNLGVITTLINRNDIIFCDELNHASLVDSARLTKAQLHIYRHRDMAHLESLLKRVSRIPHRASRYIISDAIFSMDGDGAPLKEMVRLAKKYRAYTLVDEAHGTGVFGKTGRGWCEELGLEKKIAVIIGTASKALGSLGGFVAGPQALIDYIRNKSRPFIFTTALPPGTCAATITALKILRQEPNLRKRLWANTDYIKSRLEEMEFNLRGSVSSIIPIMIGDTKQTVVISQMLWNKGFYVPAIRPPTVPQGQSRLRLTITAMHTREQMDGLLRELSKA